The following are encoded in a window of Amycolatopsis lexingtonensis genomic DNA:
- a CDS encoding DHA2 family efflux MFS transporter permease subunit, protein MPQSVRPRVVLAVCCMSLFIVGLDNTIVNLALPSIRHELGASVASLQWTIDAYTLVLASLLMLSGSTADRIGRRRTFQTGLALFSLGSLLCGVAPNVGTLIAFRALQAIGGSMLNPVALSIVTNVFTEPRERARAIGVWAGVVGLSMAVGPVVGGALVGWAGWRSIFWINVPVGVAAIVLTALFVPESRSPHPRRLDPVGQVLVIVLLASLTYAIIEGRGAGWTSPEIIGCFAVAALALALLLPYERRRVDPLLELRFFRSVPFSGATLTAVTGFAALSGFLFLNTLYLQDTRGFSALHAGLLTLPMAAVTAVCAPLSGRVVAARGPRLPLLVAGAGIAASGVVLAGIGPATPIPVLVLGYVCFGAGFGMLNAPITNAAVSGMPRERAGLAAAVASTSRQVGASLGVAVIGAVVAAASPAADRVAWVIVTACGVLVFALGVVTTGRWALATAARVNGSDHGVPVG, encoded by the coding sequence GTGCCCCAGTCCGTCCGGCCCCGGGTCGTCCTGGCCGTCTGCTGCATGAGCCTGTTCATCGTCGGGCTCGACAACACGATCGTGAACCTCGCCCTGCCCTCGATCCGCCACGAGCTGGGCGCGTCCGTCGCGAGTCTGCAGTGGACGATCGACGCGTACACGCTCGTCCTGGCCAGCCTGCTCATGCTCTCCGGCTCGACCGCCGACCGGATCGGGCGGCGCCGGACGTTCCAGACCGGCCTCGCGCTGTTCAGCCTCGGCTCGCTGCTGTGCGGCGTCGCGCCCAACGTCGGGACGCTGATCGCCTTCCGCGCGCTCCAGGCCATCGGCGGGTCGATGCTCAACCCGGTCGCGCTGTCCATCGTCACCAACGTCTTCACCGAACCCCGCGAGCGCGCCCGCGCGATCGGCGTGTGGGCCGGGGTGGTCGGGCTGAGCATGGCGGTCGGGCCGGTGGTCGGCGGCGCGCTCGTCGGCTGGGCCGGCTGGCGCTCGATCTTCTGGATCAACGTCCCGGTCGGCGTCGCCGCGATCGTCCTGACGGCGCTGTTCGTCCCCGAGTCCCGCTCGCCGCACCCGCGCCGCCTCGACCCGGTCGGGCAGGTGCTGGTGATCGTGCTGCTGGCCTCGCTCACCTACGCGATCATCGAAGGCCGCGGCGCGGGCTGGACGTCGCCGGAGATCATCGGCTGCTTCGCCGTGGCCGCGCTCGCGCTCGCCCTTCTGCTGCCGTACGAGCGGCGGCGCGTGGATCCCTTGCTGGAACTGAGGTTCTTCCGAAGCGTCCCGTTCTCCGGCGCGACGCTCACCGCCGTCACCGGCTTCGCGGCGCTGTCCGGGTTCCTGTTCCTCAACACGCTGTACCTGCAGGACACCCGCGGCTTTTCCGCGCTGCACGCGGGATTGCTGACGCTGCCGATGGCCGCGGTGACGGCGGTGTGCGCGCCGCTGTCGGGCCGGGTGGTGGCCGCCCGCGGGCCGCGGTTACCGCTGCTGGTCGCCGGCGCCGGGATCGCCGCCTCCGGTGTCGTGCTCGCCGGGATCGGCCCGGCGACGCCGATTCCGGTGCTGGTGCTGGGGTACGTGTGCTTCGGCGCCGGCTTCGGCATGCTCAACGCGCCGATCACCAACGCCGCGGTGTCCGGGATGCCGCGGGAACGCGCGGGTCTCGCGGCGGCGGTGGCGTCCACCAGCCGCCAGGTCGGCGCGTCCCTGGGCGTCGCGGTGATCGGCGCGGTCGTCGCCGCGGCCTCGCCCGCGGCGGACCGGGTGGCGTGGGTGATCGTCACCGCCTGCGGGGTGCTGGTGTTCGCGCTGGGCGTGGTCACCACCGGGCGCTGGGCGCTGGCCACGGCGGCGCGCGTCAATGGTTCGGACCACGGCGTCCCGGTCGGCTGA
- a CDS encoding SRPBCC family protein has protein sequence MGSRQVSRTAIVATTPEKIFGLLADPSQHPLIDGSGTVRAAQPGGPDRLSLGATFGMDMKLGPSYKILNTVVEFEEDRLIAWRHFNGHRWRWRLEPLDDGRTEVTETFDWSTAKFPLAITLSPFPRKNAQGIEKTLARLTELFPA, from the coding sequence ATGGGAAGCCGCCAGGTCTCACGCACCGCGATCGTCGCCACGACCCCGGAGAAGATCTTCGGGCTACTGGCCGATCCGAGCCAGCACCCGCTCATCGACGGATCCGGCACGGTCCGGGCCGCCCAGCCGGGCGGTCCGGACCGGCTCTCGCTCGGTGCCACGTTCGGCATGGACATGAAGCTGGGCCCGTCCTACAAGATCCTCAACACCGTGGTCGAGTTCGAAGAGGACCGCCTGATCGCCTGGCGCCACTTCAACGGCCACCGCTGGCGCTGGCGCCTCGAACCCCTCGACGACGGCCGCACCGAGGTCACCGAGACGTTCGACTGGTCGACGGCGAAGTTCCCGCTGGCCATCACGCTCAGCCCGTTCCCGCGCAAGAACGCCCAGGGCATCGAGAAGACCCTCGCCCGCCTCACGGAGCTGTTCCCGGCCTGA
- a CDS encoding ABC transporter permease, giving the protein MLLWTRRSKVLLCLVFGVVFAVVVAAPLVMIVLASFAGHWTGVLPGGFTLGHYSAALAGETFASLSVSIQTGVIAGAAAVLLGTWAALAAETAPRRLRRLAGTVFHLPIAVPSVVLGLALLVAFSRPPLAFNGTRWIVLLGHLLIVLPFAFSTVSAALTRVDPQLAQAAASLGASPVRVLLRVRVPVLLPAMTASASLALAMSMGELGATMMLYPPDWRTLPASVFALTDRGQVFLASAATVLLLAVTLAGVVVLSLARGRAAHR; this is encoded by the coding sequence GTGCTGCTGTGGACGCGGCGTAGCAAGGTGCTGCTGTGTCTGGTGTTCGGCGTGGTGTTCGCGGTCGTCGTCGCGGCCCCGCTGGTGATGATCGTGCTCGCGTCGTTCGCCGGGCACTGGACGGGCGTGCTGCCGGGCGGGTTCACCCTCGGCCACTATTCGGCGGCGCTGGCGGGGGAGACGTTCGCGAGCCTGTCGGTGAGCATCCAGACCGGCGTCATCGCGGGCGCGGCGGCGGTCCTGCTCGGCACGTGGGCGGCGCTGGCCGCGGAGACCGCGCCGCGGCGGCTGCGGCGGCTCGCCGGCACGGTGTTCCACCTGCCGATCGCGGTGCCGTCGGTGGTGCTGGGGCTGGCGCTGCTGGTGGCGTTCAGCCGGCCGCCGCTGGCGTTCAACGGCACCCGCTGGATCGTGCTGCTCGGGCACCTGCTGATCGTGCTGCCGTTCGCCTTCAGCACGGTGTCGGCAGCGCTCACCCGCGTCGACCCGCAGCTCGCGCAGGCGGCGGCGTCACTCGGGGCCTCCCCCGTCCGGGTGTTGCTGCGCGTGCGCGTACCGGTGCTGCTCCCGGCGATGACGGCGTCGGCGAGCCTCGCGCTGGCGATGTCGATGGGCGAGCTGGGCGCGACGATGATGCTGTACCCGCCGGACTGGCGCACGCTCCCGGCGAGCGTCTTCGCCCTGACCGACCGCGGCCAGGTGTTCCTCGCCTCGGCGGCGACGGTCCTGCTGCTCGCGGTCACCCTCGCGGGGGTGGTGGTGCTGAGCCTGGCCCGCGGCCGGGCGGCGCACCGGTAG
- a CDS encoding 2-aminoethylphosphonate ABC transporter permease subunit: protein MSVRSGSNPTKHSRPGSLWVLPPLVVVAVFFGYPLVLVAGQSLTTDAGFGFAVWAEVLGSAEFRDAALQTVLLALGATAGCVVLGTFLALVIAFVPFPGARTLSRLVDTVLAFPSFLIALAFTFLYGSAGVFGAGGFLYSPWGVLLAEVTFYTPFVMRPALAAFGQIPGVHLDVAASLGARPGRVLWRVVLPAALPSLASGACLTLLLALNEFGIVLFLGAKGVTTLPMLVYGKGIVTFDFPAASVVALVDVVLSLLLYGSYRVLAGRGRGAAVDAA, encoded by the coding sequence GTGAGTGTTCGGTCGGGTTCCAACCCGACCAAACACTCACGACCGGGTTCGCTGTGGGTGCTGCCGCCGCTGGTGGTCGTCGCGGTGTTCTTCGGCTACCCGCTGGTGCTCGTCGCCGGGCAGTCGCTGACCACGGACGCCGGGTTCGGCTTCGCGGTCTGGGCCGAGGTGCTCGGCTCGGCGGAGTTCCGCGACGCGGCGCTCCAGACGGTGCTGCTCGCGCTGGGCGCCACCGCCGGCTGCGTTGTCCTCGGCACGTTCCTCGCCCTGGTCATCGCGTTCGTCCCGTTCCCCGGCGCGCGGACGCTGTCGCGGCTGGTCGACACGGTGCTCGCGTTCCCGTCGTTCCTCATCGCGCTGGCGTTCACGTTCCTCTACGGCAGCGCGGGCGTGTTCGGCGCGGGCGGGTTCCTGTACTCGCCGTGGGGCGTGCTGCTGGCCGAGGTCACGTTCTACACGCCGTTCGTGATGCGGCCGGCGCTGGCGGCGTTCGGGCAGATCCCCGGCGTCCACCTGGACGTCGCGGCGTCGCTCGGCGCGCGGCCGGGCCGGGTGCTGTGGCGGGTGGTGCTGCCCGCGGCGCTGCCGTCGCTGGCCTCCGGCGCCTGCCTGACGCTGCTGCTCGCGCTCAACGAGTTCGGCATCGTGCTGTTCCTCGGCGCGAAGGGCGTCACGACGTTGCCGATGCTGGTGTACGGCAAGGGGATCGTCACCTTCGACTTCCCGGCGGCGAGCGTCGTCGCGCTGGTCGACGTCGTGCTTTCGCTGCTGTTGTACGGGAGTTACCGGGTTCTCGCGGGAAGGGGTCGCGGTGCTGCTGTGGACGCGGCGTAG
- a CDS encoding ABC transporter ATP-binding protein — translation MTPSVEFRGVSVQFGRTTALDSLDLAIGRGETLALLGPSGSGKSTALKALAGFVRPSAGRVFLNGEDVTDLPPHRRGLGVVVQSYALFPHMRVDGNIAFGLKARRWPRADVAARVAEVLGLVGMGGYARRFPRELSGGQQQRVALARALAIRPDVLLLDEPLSALDAALREDMIAELLRLRAELPDTTLVYVTHDQGEALALADRIAVMRDSRLVETGPCEQLYRRPADAFTASFLGAANLIPVDLVRAGSPATVRLGERELTAEPTGALGSGPVALGVRPHRVGVGEPGAGTLPALVKAVQWRGTGYRLDLVLATGTTIRAEVGEAFPVGTAVGVSIPDGCPLVGAGS, via the coding sequence GTGACGCCGTCCGTCGAGTTCCGCGGGGTGTCCGTCCAGTTCGGACGGACGACCGCGCTGGACTCCCTCGACCTCGCGATCGGCCGCGGCGAAACCCTCGCGCTGCTCGGGCCGTCCGGCTCCGGCAAGTCCACGGCGCTCAAGGCGCTCGCCGGGTTCGTGCGGCCCAGCGCTGGCCGGGTGTTCCTCAACGGCGAAGACGTCACGGACCTGCCACCGCACCGGCGCGGCCTCGGGGTCGTCGTCCAGAGCTACGCGCTGTTCCCGCACATGCGCGTCGACGGCAACATCGCGTTCGGGCTCAAGGCCCGGCGATGGCCGCGTGCCGACGTCGCGGCCCGGGTCGCCGAAGTCCTCGGCCTGGTCGGGATGGGCGGCTACGCCCGCCGGTTCCCGCGCGAGCTGTCCGGCGGGCAGCAGCAGCGGGTCGCGCTGGCCAGGGCACTGGCCATCCGCCCCGACGTGCTGCTGCTCGACGAACCACTGTCCGCTTTGGACGCCGCCCTGCGCGAGGACATGATCGCGGAACTGCTGCGGCTGCGCGCCGAACTGCCGGACACCACGCTCGTCTACGTCACCCACGACCAGGGCGAAGCGCTCGCGCTGGCCGACCGGATCGCCGTCATGCGCGACTCGCGGCTGGTCGAAACCGGGCCGTGCGAACAGCTTTACCGCCGCCCGGCCGACGCGTTCACCGCGAGCTTCCTCGGCGCGGCCAACCTCATCCCGGTCGACCTGGTCCGCGCCGGTTCGCCGGCGACCGTCCGGCTCGGCGAGCGCGAGCTGACCGCCGAGCCGACCGGCGCGCTGGGCTCCGGCCCGGTCGCGCTCGGCGTGCGCCCGCACCGCGTCGGGGTCGGCGAGCCGGGCGCGGGCACGCTCCCGGCGCTGGTCAAGGCCGTGCAGTGGCGTGGCACCGGCTACCGCTTGGATCTGGTCCTGGCGACCGGCACGACGATCCGGGCCGAGGTAGGTGAGGCGTTCCCCGTCGGCACGGCGGTCGGGGTGTCCATCCCGGACGGCTGCCCGCTGGTCGGAGCCGGCTCGTGA
- a CDS encoding 2-aminoethylphosphonate ABC transporter substrate-binding protein, whose protein sequence is MKKTLATLLAVALTALLAACGGTGAATAGGGKTVTVYTVDGLEDWYTARFAEFRQQTGITVQAVTAGSGEVASRVEKEKANTQADVLVTLPPFIQRVAGLLQPYTPQGADQVSDKDPQGRFAAMMNNYLSFIRNPAATPKTWDDLLDPKLKGKVQYSTPGEAGDGTAVLLQLQHVLGEQGALGYLGKLEANNAGPSSSTGKLQPKVAKGELLVANGDVQMNLAEIAKSGGFEVFFPADAQGKRSTFALPYYAGLVANAPHAEEAKKLLDFLFSPEVQAKAADAYGIPARADVTATGPNAAKIKAALDGVEIWHPDWTAVLGKLDADLAAYKKAVGR, encoded by the coding sequence ATGAAGAAGACCCTGGCCACCCTCCTCGCGGTGGCGCTGACCGCCCTGCTCGCCGCGTGCGGGGGCACCGGCGCCGCGACCGCCGGCGGCGGCAAGACCGTCACCGTGTACACAGTGGACGGACTGGAAGACTGGTACACCGCCCGGTTCGCCGAATTCCGGCAGCAGACCGGAATCACCGTGCAGGCCGTCACCGCCGGCTCCGGCGAGGTCGCTTCGCGCGTGGAGAAGGAAAAGGCCAACACCCAGGCGGACGTCCTCGTCACGCTGCCGCCGTTCATCCAGCGCGTCGCCGGCCTGCTGCAGCCCTACACGCCGCAGGGCGCGGACCAGGTGTCGGACAAGGACCCGCAGGGCCGCTTCGCCGCGATGATGAACAACTACCTCAGCTTCATCCGCAACCCGGCGGCCACGCCGAAGACCTGGGACGACCTCCTCGATCCGAAGCTCAAGGGCAAGGTCCAGTACTCGACGCCCGGCGAGGCCGGCGACGGCACCGCCGTGCTCCTGCAGCTGCAGCACGTCCTCGGCGAGCAGGGCGCGCTCGGCTACCTCGGCAAGCTGGAGGCGAACAACGCCGGGCCGTCGTCCTCCACCGGCAAGCTGCAGCCGAAGGTGGCCAAGGGCGAGCTGCTGGTCGCCAACGGCGACGTCCAGATGAACCTCGCCGAGATCGCCAAGAGCGGCGGCTTCGAGGTGTTCTTCCCCGCCGACGCCCAGGGCAAGCGCTCGACGTTCGCGCTGCCGTACTACGCCGGGCTCGTGGCGAACGCGCCGCACGCGGAAGAAGCGAAGAAGCTCCTCGACTTCCTGTTCTCGCCGGAAGTCCAGGCCAAGGCCGCCGATGCGTACGGCATCCCGGCCCGCGCCGACGTCACCGCGACCGGGCCGAACGCGGCGAAGATCAAGGCCGCGCTCGACGGCGTCGAGATCTGGCACCCGGACTGGACCGCGGTGCTCGGCAAGCTCGACGCCGACCTCGCCGCGTACAAGAAGGCCGTCGGCCGGTGA